Part of the Hevea brasiliensis isolate MT/VB/25A 57/8 chromosome 16, ASM3005281v1, whole genome shotgun sequence genome is shown below.
GATCCCATATGACATTCTCAACAAAAGATGGAGGTATGATAGAACATATGTTTAACATATGGATAGAATTGTGCAATTTAAACTTTGTGGTACAAAAATTTCATCCCAGAGAAAGGACCTATTTCTGTCTAGTAAAAGAAACTCCATAAACAGAGAGCACATGGGATTTCACAACTAATTCCACCCAATGTAGTTGTACAATTACAAGCCAAAAGCCAGTAGAACTAAATCTAAGAAGATAAAATGATTTGTGTTATAAACTATGAAGTACTCTAACAAGTTGTTTAAATTCTAAGtttagtttattaaaatttacACTAACATAATATTAAGCAACCAAAACagctttaaattattaaaattctgCAAACAAATTGCCACATTGAAATAAGTATAGATTCATTATCCCTTCCAAACATAAGACTTGCAgctaattaaattcttttttgaatttcaaatacCTTAATATCTTTGGCTCCAGATCCAATTTTCTCATCTCGTCGAGGATGAAAATGTAAGGCCATCATCAAGGTACACTTGTCAGTCTCATTTAATTGGTGATCTACAGGGTACCTTCATCAAGAGCAATTTAAAGATTTTTAGAGAGCCATCTAACGAACATTATTTCATAAAGAAACAGTATAAATAAAGTTCAATGAGCTCAAAGCAATGAAAACAAGGGCCAGAGTCAAAAAGAGTAAGCACTGTAGTTGTATTAGCAACCcacaaagaaaataaattaatgctGCAAAGCAATAACTTTAATATGGCTCAACTTGTATGACAGTTTGAAATAATATGTATATTTTtcacaacacacacacacacacacacacacaatgcACATCCTTTGAACTGGCCTGGAATTATTATGTGTCTAAGAAGCAAATAAGCATTCACAATTGTTTTGGTGATGTAACTGCTGCATCTTTTGATAAGGGCCTATTTGGAATTGTGGTTCAAACCTGATTTCCTAAAGGCACCACTTTAGATGCCGTTGGAAAAAGTAGTTTGACAAACTGTTCAGCTGTATCAGGAGTGCCAAAAGGATGGGAATGGAACAGAATGTACATGAGTTAACCACCAGAAAAGCGAACgactataaaataaaattatgaccACAATGCAGCATGATTTCAAACAGGACATTCTTTATGATCTTTTTCTATCTTATATAAAATTAACTGTGGAAAAAAGGAAGCACACAAAATTTTTAGAGACAACTTCTCAAAAAATCAATCAGTGTGTATTAGACATTTTCATGCTTTTTCTGCAAAAAAGAGTGTCCAAGTGCACAACGCTTTCAGCATTCCCCTTTCATTGCTGAGAAAATACAAAGGAATGTAAAAGATAAAGAATGATGATACAACTGAAATTGCCACTGAAAGCTACAGGAACATGGCATGCCAACTGTACATGATGATATGCAAAATATATAATCATAAGAAGTGCAGCACCACTGATACAGAGTAACACAAGAAAGCTCCTCCTTTCTGAAATTGCCACCAAATGTTGTATGGAAATCATACATGACGATGCAAGCTACTATCATAAATACAGCATTAACAATCCCTTGTAACACAACAGAAAAATTCAATGAAGGACTAACTTACTTATTCAAGATTTTGCTCAGTGCTTGGGAGAGTCTATGAATATCATTATATGTAAATAACCTTCTCAAAGATTCCAATGTTCGTTTAGGGTCATAAGGTGTCTTGTACACAAACTGGGCACTGTATTTGTCAGATTTATAGCTCTGAGCAAAAGGCACTTCAAACTCATTATTCTGCTCGTCAGTACTCATTTGGCTACCCAGAAGGTCATAGACATCCACAGGCTTTGAAAGCTTGTATTCCTGACGagtaaagatgaagcacagaAACAGAAAGGATTAGATGATTTAAAGATAACTTCAATCATGAAGGGAACTTCAGTTGGGCCAGAGGGCTTTATTATGAAAAGATCAAACCAAAGAGATGAGACAATGGAACAGAAACCATTCAAATAGTAGATGATGCCTCAAACTTACTCTTTTGAAAACAAACAAGAAATTTTACAAAAAGAATTTCAAAATGCCTTTAAGACCCCAGGTATGCCACTGTTTAAATCTAACATTTTGTTAGCCTCTTTATTAGGAAGAGCAACATAAAGTTTACCTTCCCAGAGAATACAATATCAAACTGTCCAGTCCCAATAGAAGGAATCTTTCCCCATGACAAAGCATCCAAGCTCCCTCGAAGATCATCCACAATTTCTGCCTTGGCAGCTTTGATAAAGCAATTACCAGGATTCTGCAACAAATTTCAGAATACACCGATGAATTACACTTGATACAAAAAGTATAGAATATATGTAGGTAGAAGACAATATGCAAAGAGAACTCACGGAAAAGCATGCTTGCACAAATGGTGAAAGAACTGACGCATGCTCTCTTTGCCGTTTCCAGCCTTTTGCATTTAGGCCAACAAACTCTCCTGTAACTGATAGACAATTCGCAACAAGAAGCAAATGTTCAGGAAGTACACTCTTGCCAACATCAGATATTGCAGACGCCAAATTCTGCGTTAGAAATTGTGTTAGTAGATAGTCTGTCTCAATTGTCAGGAATAATCATGtgtgagaagtcaaaattaactGACGCACATTGAGGAAAAATTTCCATCCAGCATCTATGCCATATGCCAAACAGAAATCACGTATATTATCTGGATGACTGCGTGTCCAATCAATCATATCCATTATTGGGAGACAGTAATCCACAAGTAAGTTCCAGAGTCTTGTTTTGTCTGAGCTGCCCGACATAGAAACCCTCAAGTATAGCTCACCATAAGGATTCTTATGCAATTTTGGTATCCTTGGCCTATCATTCCATAAAATATCCACCTTCTCTATCTCCATTAATCCTAGCCATCAAATCAGAAATCCAGTAAAACAAAATCAAACACTTGTCTAATACAATATGGCATATCTTTAAACTACTTACTAGTAGAGAGGGCCAAAAAAATATTCACCTAAATCAAATAACTAGCTTAAGAGAAGCACATAAATAAAATTTCAGCTATTAAACCCATATAACATGAAAACAAACCTATACAAGGAAAATACCAGGCGTTTTACCTACCTTTTAAAACTGTTTCAAGAAGGAATGGAATCATCAGGTCTTGAATTGTGTCCAATTGCACAGATGAATTCCTGGACTTTTCAATTATAGTAACAGTTATACACAACATATCTTCCTTTTCCCTTTGATTGTCAGCCACAGAACAGTCCCTGAAATTTAATCCACCAAGTCAAAAAGATTATAAAGCTCTATGCAACAATTTTGGAGAGCTTTTATTTGTATGATGCCTGAAACATGCACAAAAGAAAACGCAGGGGATGAGTGAGAAAATTTTAGATCTTAACAACTTAAGGTCTGCAGACAAATTCATTTCATAGCTTAGGGGGTATGTAAAAGAAAAGTGAACAATAGTGTAGGACAGTGGCACCCAAATCTTATTTACGGACAAATTTTTAGATTGCTTTATATCGGAATCTAATGCACTGACAGGACAGTCAAGTACGGCGTGGCACTGCAAGGAAACCTTCAGCCATGTTTCACTTTCCTGTCTTTAAATTACCAATTTGACAGGGAACTACAGATTTATAGATGTGATGTCAAACTTGAACATCTTAACAAGTTGTGTGATCATTTTATTGAGCTATATTAAATGACATTACAGAGAAATAATCATTTAAAAGTTAGATTTAGAAACTCAAAGATACAACTGTAAAAATCAGCCTCAagtgattgaattaaattcaaagATGATCTAACGTCATACTTATCCTGCCCGCCAAATTGTGTGCTAATGCAGAGGTAACAGCTGGCTACAATTGTATTTCAGATAATTTATTGAAGAGACAAATAGATATGCAAGACAATATTCAAAGTGTGCTTGCATTTTGCATAGGATATGGTACATGTAAAGGGCCCCTTTTGGTGAATGAAATACAGACCACATATTATCACCAGAAATAAAAGAAACGATCTGGAATTTATAGAACTCTGTAATGTTTTCATAGACAAAAACATATGAAGAATAGTTTAGTAATTCATATACAAAGATGCAATGAGAGACATCAGTTGAGAGACCACAAGAAAACATAttcaaatatataaattaaataaatccaGGAGACAAGCAAATTTTGATTCCAAAATTGAAGGAAACCAAGAAGCATGCACTATATAAAACAAATCCACGCAGAAATAATTATCTATTCTGAAGGAAATGAAGTTCCCATAGTGGTACAAGAGAAGcacctttgaaaaaaaaaaaaaaaaatccaccaccaccactatttgGAACTGCAAACATATTCATGTATCATGGTAAAGCAAGAGGAGAAGCTTACTTGCATGTTATTTGCACATTCGGCAGATTGTTTTCTGAATTACACCGATTATAAAGGGTATCTataatagattgcacctttagacgTCTCTTCTTCATAATTTCCTGAAAAGACAGCAACTTTATACCAGGAACAGAAATCAACAGATAGAAAAGAACTAAAATTCAGAATCTATTACCTTGTGTACATGAAAATGACAAACCCAAGGACTGAAACGTGTCTTGATCTCATTCTTCTCACTCTGCGGAGAGAACCTAAAGCCCACAAAACACAATGATTATTACAACAGCGATAAACATTATAACATAGCCAAAATGGAAAAGGACAGGAAATAGAAATAACATAAATAGAACTATAAAAGAATAGAAGCTGACATTATCCTTGAAATAGAAACAATATCTGAAAACAGTATTCTCTCCAAATAGTCCTGAACTTCCAATGCAGCATACTCAAAACCATGTCTCTGCCTTCCAAGTTTCTCAGATAAAAATAGTGACACGGATTTGTGAGCATTACTCTTTTTCAGACCACATTCCAGCACATTCTGTGCAATTTAACCAAATCACAAAACTCTGTTAGGATTTAGGAAATCCAAGAAGAATAGCAAAAGCTTTCAATTACTATAATATGATGTAAATTTCATTTAAACTGTGTAAAAGATACCAGTTAGCCAGACCATAAAGGAGATTAGAAAGTTGCAAAGACAGATTACACATAGATTCATAGCCAGGGACAAAAGGTATGTTTCCACAACTCCAACTATCCACTTATTTGTATCCAATTTCGTGTTCCTTTTTCAGCACAGGTATCACGTGTTTTCTAGTTTCCAGGTTTGTGTCACAACCAAAACAATATATTTTAACTAGCATACATATACAAGTAACAGAAATATGATTGGTGCCTCctcaattttagatttattaaAGTTGTACAGGAACAACTGAACAAGTAATGCTTGCTCTGTGCATGTAAACTAATTTATATATCCTTGCTAGTTGCTATTTGCAAGTCACCTTCATATTCTCCAGAACATGTTAGTGAATCCTCTGCAAACATGTTGTCACATGAGAATGACACAGAAAGAGAGGGGTTGGGGTGGAGAAGAGGAGTAGGAGGGCACCTTAAGATTTAGTAGAGGTGATTTTTCAAGTAGACTGATTGGTTGATCCAAAGCACTGTAAGCAGCTTCAGAGATGGCACAAGCAGCCAATGAACCCACAGGTTGGCCACCTATCCCATCACAATTATCAAAGATATGGCCAGGGCTAAAGCTTGGTGCAGACATGTCTGTGTCATTATTATAGGAGAACTGAACAAGTTGATTCCCATAAGCATTTCTCACTGTTCCATCATATGCAGCATGTATATCACGCATGAAGAACATAAGTCTTCGAGTTAAAGTCCCAGGAAGATCAGCATTGTCACTGAAAGAGCTATCTCTACTTGTTACTGAATGTACAAAACATTCTAGGGGATTCAAGCCTGTTAAAAAAGAACCTTCAACGACAGCAGATGGGATATAACACTTGGCACATTCAGTAGCATTGTCATCCTTTTGTTTATTCCAAGCAACACAAGAGAGTTGGTGAGGCATTCTAAAGGGCAATGGAACAAGTGAATGTTGCAAACCTAGACACATACTATGTTGGACTAATTTCAGTAGATTACCCTTGCTTCCTGCTTTAAACATGGCCATCAATGCATTGTCTTTACTTGCATATTTGTAGGCTAAACTTTGAATATCACGAAACACATGCTTGAAAGCATCAACAGAAGCCTGACTGAGTGCAGCAGATCTCTGCTTATCATAACACAAGCGCTCTACATCAAAATCCATGGCATACTGATCATCTTCACCATTTCCAGCAAGGAAATCTTGACAAGAATCCACCATGAACTGTTTTACATTACATGTGTGAACTGCATCTTGAATTCCGCAAAAAACTTCAGACATCATGTTATTCCATGAGTTTGAGTCAGGACAGAGGTACAAATCAGAGAGTGAGACACTTAAGCCCCTCATCGACAACCACTCACAAAGAACTTCCTGAGCAGTATGCAAAAAGTCAAGAACTTGACTCTGGCAATGTTTGACGAGGCTTTGGAAAAGATTACCATCAGTGTCACGTAGCCAAAAGGATCCTTCAGAAGAAATAAGCTCCCCATCACGAATGCAAACATTATTTGAAGGAAAATCATGATCCAAACCTCTAGGTAGGAGCATGCTAATTAGTTGCTTTCCAGTCCAAACACAGCCATTAAGTAAAGGAGCTTTTATTATAGCTGGAGACAACTGATGAGGACAAAACATTTGCAGCTGTTGCATTTGGAATAGGCTTATGAAAACTCCATCTTCCATGACCAAATGAGCAGCAACTAAACTATCTTGACTGAGCGAGAGGAGATTCCTGCCACTCTGTGCGTTAGTTAACTGCTTATCTAAAGCAACAAGCTCAGAGAGCTCAACTCTGGTGTCAACTGATTGAGGAACGTAGCCATGTAGGCAATCACCATCAAAATCTCCACGAAATGGGGAGCAACAGAGCGGATTGATCGCAAGAACTGAGGTCACTGGAAGGACTTTAACAGAGAGAGCAATAAGTGAGTGTTGATGTATTGATGGAGGCCTATTGATCAAAACAATATCTCCATCATTTAGAGGCCTGTAAATGATGTCCCCAGTACGGAGTTCCTTCGTACGACGGATACGAACAAGATTACCTTCCCTGCGAACATGCATATCGCCCTTCTCAAGAATGCGTATTTCACAACAAGTATTCAACTTCTCCCAATTCCAAGCTGTCAGATGTTCTGAAATTTGCAACCTTTCTGCAATATGACAGGGTATACCAACTTCACTCAGCTTAATATTAGGATCACCAACCACCACCATTCGGAATGAATTATCATTCCGTTTACCGAGAACAACATCTTTAATCCATCTCAAACCAGATGGATTGGAGGCAGAATCATTTATCTTCCTTTGCATGGCAATGACATCATCATTATTTACTGAATTGTCTGGGTTTATCTGCAAAATTGAAGAGTAATGATAAGAATGAAATCTTGACATACTTACAATTATTGACTCCAAGTCTCCAACACAAATAGGGGAAAGGAAAAAGCCACTTATCTTGCCTTAGAAGTTTTCAGGCAGTCAAGAACACGGAAGCTCAATTCTTTAGCTATCCCTCTGAAATCAACCAGTTTTTTGTAAGCCCTAGTCCGTTCATCCTACAACCATTGATTATTTTCAAGCAACATGAGAGAACGTATAAGTCTATGCGAGCTAAGGTAAAGCATCCAAATAAAACCAATACAAGAAAAGCACTGTGAGAAACAAATACTTACAAAAGACAATCGCTGGCCACTAGAAAATGCATGCATAACTTCTGTCACACGATGACAATTTGGTGTTACAGAGAAACAGTTAAGGAAAATTGAATCTGTCCTTTTAACAAACTTTCTTATGAAATTTGCATCGACATCTTTCAACAGATGACGAACCTGAAAACAAAACGTGGCCACCATATACAGATAATATAAGGTTAGCATGTAAAAGAGATAGCATGAGCAGATACCAGCATTAACTTTTTAAAGAAGAAAAtgattattttaaaagaaaaatgtcAGATTAAAGGTTTCAAAATCCTTGAAGGCATTCAAGATACGAATTAAAAATTTTGCTACAATGGTtgattaaaaataattgatacaGAAAAATGCAATATGATAAAGCAATGCTACACCACCTGTGCATGTGATAGAACTCTTTGGTTTGGTCTCACAATGTTTTCTTCTTCTTGTTCATCTTTTGGAATAATATCCCAATAGTCAGCAGCCAACCTTTTCTTCAGTCCTTTCTTTTGGGACTTTTGTGGTGGTCTTTCAACGATTTTCGCTATAATTACATTTTTCCTGAAGATTTCTTCTGAAGAAACAGAGAACCTCATTGTTGGGTACCAACCAATTGAATTTGCCTGTTTGTAACATAAATGATTATTATGAAATCACATAGGTATAGAAGGAAACAACAAGTAAAAAGAGCTGGACAAACTTACAACACAGTATTTGCAACCCTTAACCAGATTTTGTCTAGATTTTGAATTAGTCCGCTGATACATGCATAAGATGGAAAAAGGAAAACATCACCAACAAGCAGGCAGCCCAAAAGAAAGCTATTAATTTAAAGTTTTATAGCCAATGAAAGGATTATCCCCAATATGTCTTGGATCGTGAAATGGTAAATCTAATAAGGCATGAATCATAAGAAGTGAACAGTCCAAATGGCAAATGAAGTTTGCCAACAAAATAATGGTGAATGATTTGATGAATTCAAATGAATGTAAAGGAGGAGTTTCCATTAAAAGAGCTTCCATATGATGCTCATGCTCTGTCATTCAAATAAATCTAGCGATGTTCTAGAatacaaaattataataaatttatattgtgCCAATAACAAAATAACGTTAAGTTTACCATAGGGATGTAGCAAAAGGAATAGGGAAAAATATTGTAAAAAattgttaagaaaaaaaaaagggttcaGCACAAGCACTAAGGCACCTAACCTTGGTTTCTTTCCTAATAGATTTACATCCTGGGCAAACTTTGTTCAAAATCTGGACAACTTCAGACAGGTAATAAGGATGCAGTATTGTGAAAGGAAATTTAATAACCCCAAAATGACCTACAAAATGATAATAGAATATCAGCACAATTTGCAGCAATAGAATATCAATAGcccacataatttcataatttcacaTAAAATTTCAGTCCACACCTTCACAGGATTTTAAATCTTTGGATCCACAAGTAGAGCATTGAGAAGATGGATTTGGTAGTCCCAACTTCGGATCATTGACCTGACTTACTGCATCAATAGCTAGAACTGAAAGCTTTTCCTGTTGCAGTATCACAATATGAAAATATTGTTCGGTAAGGAATGCATTAAAATGTTATAAAGCTTATAACATTAATCATTCTCTCACACTTAAATGGGGATCAGATGGCCATTTTGCATTGACATTTTCCTTCAgagtaatataattaaatataaagccattagtataaataagaaaatcaaCAATAGATTTCATAAGGGGAACTGGATACAGAGGGGTTTGACAATCATGGAGCAGCTTAAGTGAAAGAAATTACCAACTGAAAAAGCAGCCATACAACTTAGGGGCTGTTATATGTTAGAGGGGAAGTAATAAGCTATCAAATGGTTAACACAAATTGTTTAGGACATGATTTATTAATAAAGCAATTAATATTCAAATGCATGTCAGTAAGTATATATGTATGTACATATGCAAGTAATTTGTCAAGAACCAATCACTATTATTGTACTCCTAAGTGATTCGCTCATTACCAGCAGGTAAAGATTACCCTATTTAGGGTTGTAGATTATGTCAGCAAAAGCATTTATATCGTGCAAACATTATCAAGATATTATTATCATTGCTCAAATTACCCTAGTTATCCTGATTATCTTAAACCTATACCAATATTTCAGATAATAAATATGCAACTTTGACAATGCACTACACAGCTAACCAGGATCCTGATCAAAAAGTACGAGCAAAGAGCATGCACttcacattaatttttaaatCATTGCATGGAAAATTTTGCTGGTAAAAGTTTCAATGCAGCAATCAATTTGTAATAATGATtcgcaaatttcttcaaatgtctTTTCCTTTCATGACAAAAAATAACAGAAAAAGAGTTACCTTTTCTGTCTCAGTTGAAACACCAAATGTTATGGCTGTTAGTAGAGCAGATGGCAATTGCTGCTCCTCAGATAAATCAGTCTCCATTCCACTAGGTGATTTTTAAGCTTATTTGGAATTAATCAGCACCCTGTATATAACACCAGATCATTGTGATAAGAAAGAATAGACAAACAGAAAAAAATTCCACAAGATAATAAATTGGCGTCAAGCATATAATGCTGAAGTTTACAAGCATATAATGCTGAGCCATAGCACCCACAGTATACTGCTAAGAACTCGGACTCGGGCACAGGTGTTGGAAATGCGTATGTATCCGTGTGTCAAACTTGTGAACtttctaaatagaaaatataggGACATGGATCTAAATTTAGACACAGGTGCTCGGATACATTATGTAGGCAAAAAGGGTTGAAATAATCTATCCAAAAGGGGCCAGCCACAATTAAAATTGTGATTCGCAACCATTGGATTCTCAAAAtatcataattattattaaagGCGCGCATCAAGCCCAAGGCCCACCAAGCTCCAACCTCATTGCCTCTACAAGAGAAAGGTAGGCAACATTCCTTGTTCCAAGTGTAAGGCTCAAGAAAGGCACACCTTCTTTATTTCTACCTTCGGCGGGCACTTTCACTAACAAAAAGCAGTATGACTCAACTCGAAATTTGCCGATCTACCAAAATCCAATATTGACGCGCTAGGAAAGTTTTGAAATTAGTATGCTGGTGATAACTAGTCTCCAAAATCTTAGCAAACCACCACACCAAGGATTGCAAACTTGTCGTATTTTCATTTTCAACACTATCACTCTCTTATTATCTTTTTCGAAGATCTATGccaaaagaaaagggaaaaacaTCATACACTAACTTGTGAACTAAATAATGCTCCATTAATTCTTAAGGATGAGAAATatgatgaaaatattgattttgaagATGAGTATCAAGAGAATAAAGGTGTAGAAGAAGATAAAGAAGATTATAATGCTACTCTTGATGAAGATTGaaaagtaattattttataattgctTGACTTTAGTTTTAAGACATTAAAAgactattcaaattttaatatattagtaCTAGAATGcttattagttattattatttttagttttatgtaatttgaagtttgatggaatattcacatttatttgacttttatgatttttttttgttttgcgtCTCACCTCACTCAGGTGCACGCCTACGCCTTGCGCTTAGACTCCAATACCCCTTCGCTCCTTAGCGTGCCTCGTGCCTttaatgactatgcaaaatattcaatatttttttaactTGTTTTGTAATTATCATTTAATTCAAAATCGTATTctcttttcaaattttttttaccTATCATTTAATTCAATATGCTTTTCATATTCAAAGATCTCTGTCACTTGAGTGCCCGACCTCATAAATGCGTGTGGGATGCATACTCCATGTCGTGTCCTGTGTCATGTCGTGTCGACTCAGGTACGACAGAGCAAAATGAAGAGTCAGAGTATCTAAGGTATACTGAGTAAGCAATCTCAAAACACCAATGAGAAGTGGTAGCTTGAAGGAAACCCCATGACACACAAATGTAGAAATTTTTACACCTCCTAGTAGATTTAAGTAGTAGGACTATGATAAGAGGTAGACCAAATTTGGCACGTGGTGAAGTACTAAAAATCATTTGGTTTCAACAACAAAGAAAGCTTGGCAATAAAAAGaacaaaagaagaaaaaggatCTAATCAACCCCAACTAGTTTGTGACCCAAGCATAGTTGAGTAGAGTTGCTGACAACATTAAGCAAAAAATCCCAGTTAGCTTGTTAAAGTTTTTTGGAAGTTGTATCATTTATCTAAATTTAAGCCTTTGTTGAAGCCCTTATGGTTTTATTCCAGTTCTCCTCAAAAAGAAAGGGAAACAGAATGATAAGGAAAGCTCATAAACCATCTACAAAaa
Proteins encoded:
- the LOC110645062 gene encoding DNA-directed RNA polymerase IV subunit 1 isoform X2 produces the protein METDLSEEQQLPSALLTAITFGVSTETEKEKLSVLAIDAVSQVNDPKLGLPNPSSQCSTCGSKDLKSCEGHFGVIKFPFTILHPYYLSEVVQILNKVCPGCKSIRKETKANSIGWYPTMRFSVSSEEIFRKNVIIAKIVERPPQKSQKKGLKKRLAADYWDIIPKDEQEEENIVRPNQRVLSHAQVRHLLKDVDANFIRKFVKRTDSIFLNCFSVTPNCHRVTEVMHAFSSGQRLSFDERTRAYKKLVDFRGIAKELSFRVLDCLKTSKINPDNSVNNDDVIAMQRKINDSASNPSGLRWIKDVVLGKRNDNSFRMVVVGDPNIKLSEVGIPCHIAERLQISEHLTAWNWEKLNTCCEIRILEKGDMHVRREGNLVRIRRTKELRTGDIIYRPLNDGDIVLINRPPSIHQHSLIALSVKVLPVTSVLAINPLCCSPFRGDFDGDCLHGYVPQSVDTRVELSELVALDKQLTNAQSGRNLLSLSQDSLVAAHLVMEDGVFISLFQMQQLQMFCPHQLSPAIIKAPLLNGCVWTGKQLISMLLPRGLDHDFPSNNVCIRDGELISSEGSFWLRDTDGNLFQSLVKHCQSQVLDFLHTAQEVLCEWLSMRGLSVSLSDLYLCPDSNSWNNMMSEVFCGIQDAVHTCNVKQFMVDSCQDFLAGNGEDDQYAMDFDVERLCYDKQRSAALSQASVDAFKHVFRDIQSLAYKYASKDNALMAMFKAGSKGNLLKLVQHSMCLGLQHSLVPLPFRMPHQLSCVAWNKQKDDNATECAKCYIPSAVVEGSFLTGLNPLECFVHSVTSRDSSFSDNADLPGTLTRRLMFFMRDIHAAYDGTVRNAYGNQLVQFSYNNDTDMSAPSFSPGHIFDNCDGIGGQPVGSLAACAISEAAYSALDQPISLLEKSPLLNLKNVLECGLKKSNAHKSVSLFLSEKLGRQRHGFEYAALEVQDYLERILFSDIVSISRIMFSPQSEKNEIKTRFSPWVCHFHVHKEIMKKRRLKVQSIIDTLYNRCNSENNLPNVQITCKDCSVADNQREKEDMLCITVTIIEKSRNSSVQLDTIQDLMIPFLLETVLKGLMEIEKVDILWNDRPRIPKLHKNPYGELYLRVSMSGSSDKTRLWNLLVDYCLPIMDMIDWTRSHPDNIRDFCLAYGIDAGWKFFLNNLASAISDVGKSVLPEHLLLVANCLSVTGEFVGLNAKGWKRQREHASVLSPFVQACFSNPGNCFIKAAKAEIVDDLRGSLDALSWGKIPSIGTGQFDIVFSGKEYKLSKPVDVYDLLGSQMSTDEQNNEFEVPFAQSYKSDKYSAQFVYKTPYDPKRTLESLRRLFTYNDIHRLSQALSKILNKYPVDHQLNETDKCTLMMALHFHPRRDEKIGSGAKDIKVVNHPEYQDSRCFSLVRTDGTNEDFSYRKCVHGALEIIAPQKARRYQEKYLQSRNL
- the LOC110645062 gene encoding DNA-directed RNA polymerase IV subunit 1 isoform X3; this encodes MHFLVASDCLLGIAKELSFRVLDCLKTSKINPDNSVNNDDVIAMQRKINDSASNPSGLRWIKDVVLGKRNDNSFRMVVVGDPNIKLSEVGIPCHIAERLQISEHLTAWNWEKLNTCCEIRILEKGDMHVRREGNLVRIRRTKELRTGDIIYRPLNDGDIVLINRPPSIHQHSLIALSVKVLPVTSVLAINPLCCSPFRGDFDGDCLHGYVPQSVDTRVELSELVALDKQLTNAQSGRNLLSLSQDSLVAAHLVMEDGVFISLFQMQQLQMFCPHQLSPAIIKAPLLNGCVWTGKQLISMLLPRGLDHDFPSNNVCIRDGELISSEGSFWLRDTDGNLFQSLVKHCQSQVLDFLHTAQEVLCEWLSMRGLSVSLSDLYLCPDSNSWNNMMSEVFCGIQDAVHTCNVKQFMVDSCQDFLAGNGEDDQYAMDFDVERLCYDKQRSAALSQASVDAFKHVFRDIQSLAYKYASKDNALMAMFKAGSKGNLLKLVQHSMCLGLQHSLVPLPFRMPHQLSCVAWNKQKDDNATECAKCYIPSAVVEGSFLTGLNPLECFVHSVTSRDSSFSDNADLPGTLTRRLMFFMRDIHAAYDGTVRNAYGNQLVQFSYNNDTDMSAPSFSPGHIFDNCDGIGGQPVGSLAACAISEAAYSALDQPISLLEKSPLLNLKNVLECGLKKSNAHKSVSLFLSEKLGRQRHGFEYAALEVQDYLERILFSDIVSISRIMFSPQSEKNEIKTRFSPWVCHFHVHKEIMKKRRLKVQSIIDTLYNRCNSENNLPNVQITCKDCSVADNQREKEDMLCITVTIIEKSRNSSVQLDTIQDLMIPFLLETVLKGLMEIEKVDILWNDRPRIPKLHKNPYGELYLRVSMSGSSDKTRLWNLLVDYCLPIMDMIDWTRSHPDNIRDFCLAYGIDAGWKFFLNNLASAISDVGKSVLPEHLLLVANCLSVTGEFVGLNAKGWKRQREHASVLSPFVQACFSNPGNCFIKAAKAEIVDDLRGSLDALSWGKIPSIGTGQFDIVFSGKEYKLSKPVDVYDLLGSQMSTDEQNNEFEVPFAQSYKSDKYSAQFVYKTPYDPKRTLESLRRLFTYNDIHRLSQALSKILNKYPVDHQLNETDKCTLMMALHFHPRRDEKIGSGAKDIKVVNHPEYQDSRCFSLVRTDGTNEDFSYRKCVHGALEIIAPQKARRYQEKYLQSRNL